In Nocardia sputorum, a single genomic region encodes these proteins:
- a CDS encoding YajQ family cyclic di-GMP-binding protein, translated as MADSSFDVVSKVDRQEVDNALHQAEKELNTRYDFRGTGASIEWSGEDKIVLTAEAEERVKAALEVFKEKLIRRDISLKAFDAGEPVSSGKVYKITGSLVQGIDSEHAKKISKKIRDEGPKGVKAQIQGDELRVSSKKRDDLQAVIALLKGEDFGIALQFVNYR; from the coding sequence GTGGCTGATTCGTCTTTCGATGTTGTGAGCAAGGTCGACCGGCAGGAGGTCGACAACGCTCTGCATCAGGCGGAGAAGGAGCTCAACACCCGCTACGACTTCCGCGGTACCGGCGCGTCGATCGAATGGTCCGGCGAGGACAAGATCGTGCTCACCGCGGAGGCGGAGGAGCGTGTGAAGGCCGCGCTGGAGGTGTTCAAGGAGAAGCTGATCCGCCGCGACATCTCGCTGAAGGCGTTCGACGCGGGCGAGCCGGTCTCCTCCGGCAAGGTGTACAAGATCACCGGTTCGCTGGTGCAGGGCATCGATTCCGAGCACGCGAAGAAGATCTCCAAGAAGATCCGGGACGAAGGCCCCAAGGGCGTGAAGGCGCAGATCCAGGGCGACGAACTGCGGGTGAGCAGCAAGAAGCGCGATGATCTGCAGGCCGTCATCGCCCTGCTGAAGGGCGAGGATTTCGGCATCGCGCTGCAGTTCGTCAACTACCGCTGA
- a CDS encoding NADPH-dependent FMN reductase — translation MTVVLLISGSTRAASTNSAALRTVSAIAPDGIRTRWYDGLAALPAFNPDDDGSAHPPVLALREQLSGSDAVLFCTPEYAGTLPGSLKNLLDWTVGTGDLYEKPVAWLTVAPLGRGDGASATLRSVLGYVGADIDLDACVRLPVLREDVGPDGLIAGAEFRSGASEVLRRLVRHAQRATS, via the coding sequence GTGACAGTCGTCCTGTTGATATCCGGCAGCACTCGCGCCGCGTCCACCAATTCCGCCGCATTGCGCACGGTCTCAGCGATTGCCCCGGACGGGATCAGAACCCGGTGGTACGACGGCCTCGCGGCCTTGCCCGCCTTCAACCCGGACGACGACGGCTCGGCGCATCCGCCGGTTCTCGCGCTGCGGGAACAGCTTTCGGGATCGGATGCGGTCCTGTTCTGCACCCCGGAATACGCGGGCACGCTGCCAGGCAGTCTGAAGAACCTGCTCGACTGGACAGTGGGCACCGGTGACCTCTACGAGAAGCCGGTCGCGTGGCTCACGGTCGCGCCGCTCGGCCGGGGCGACGGCGCGTCGGCGACGCTGCGCAGCGTGCTCGGGTACGTAGGCGCCGACATCGATCTCGACGCCTGCGTGCGCCTACCGGTGCTTCGTGAGGACGTCGGACCGGACGGACTGATCGCCGGCGCCGAATTCCGGTCCGGTGCGTCCGAGGTGCTGCGCCGACTCGTCCGGCATGCGCAGCGCGCAACGTCCTGA
- the rplL gene encoding 50S ribosomal protein L7/L12, with amino-acid sequence MANVDELLETFGNMTLLELSDFVKKFEEKFEVTAAAPVAVAAVGGAAAPAEAAEEQDEFDVILEGAGDKKIQVIKVVREIVSGLGLKEAKDLVESAPKPILEKVAKDAAEAAKAKLEEAGAKVSVK; translated from the coding sequence ATGGCCAACGTTGACGAACTGCTCGAGACCTTCGGCAACATGACCCTGCTCGAGCTGTCGGACTTCGTGAAGAAGTTCGAGGAGAAGTTCGAGGTCACCGCGGCCGCTCCGGTCGCCGTCGCCGCCGTCGGCGGTGCCGCCGCTCCGGCCGAGGCCGCCGAGGAGCAGGACGAGTTCGACGTCATCCTCGAGGGTGCCGGCGACAAGAAGATCCAGGTCATCAAGGTGGTCCGCGAGATCGTCTCCGGCCTGGGCCTGAAGGAGGCCAAGGACCTCGTCGAGAGCGCTCCGAAGCCGATCCTGGAGAAGGTCGCCAAGGATGCCGCCGAGGCCGCCAAGGCGAAGCTGGAAGAGGCCGGCGCCAAGGTCTCGGTCAAGTAA
- the nusG gene encoding transcription termination/antitermination protein NusG, which yields MSTPENDTHDKFPADDAVAEPTDSVEEFATDEPAVEESEPAESAPAAPIDAEPADPVAEMKAALRRAPGEWYVIHSYAGYENKVKANLETRVQNLDLEDYIFQVEVPTEEVTEIKNGQRKHVNRKVLPGYILVRMELNDESWGAVRNTPGVTGFVGATSRPSPLSIDDVVKFLVPAAQQQKKPAAAAAAASTETAGGEVAPKPVIEVDFEVGESVTVMDGPFATLPASISEVNAEQQKLKVLVSIFGRETPVELAFTQVAKI from the coding sequence GTGAGCACCCCGGAGAACGACACACACGACAAGTTCCCGGCCGACGACGCGGTGGCCGAGCCCACCGACTCCGTCGAGGAGTTCGCGACCGACGAGCCCGCGGTCGAGGAATCGGAGCCCGCTGAGTCCGCCCCTGCCGCCCCGATCGATGCCGAGCCCGCCGATCCGGTCGCCGAGATGAAGGCAGCGCTGCGGCGCGCCCCCGGCGAGTGGTACGTCATCCACTCCTACGCCGGCTACGAGAACAAGGTGAAGGCCAACCTCGAGACCCGCGTGCAGAACCTGGACCTGGAGGACTACATCTTCCAGGTCGAGGTGCCCACCGAAGAGGTCACCGAGATCAAGAACGGGCAGCGCAAGCACGTCAACCGCAAGGTGCTGCCCGGCTACATCCTGGTCCGCATGGAGCTCAACGACGAGTCGTGGGGCGCGGTGCGCAACACGCCCGGCGTCACCGGCTTCGTCGGCGCCACCTCGCGTCCGTCGCCGCTGTCCATCGACGACGTGGTGAAGTTCCTCGTCCCGGCCGCGCAGCAGCAGAAGAAGCCCGCCGCGGCGGCCGCGGCGGCGTCCACCGAGACCGCGGGCGGCGAGGTCGCGCCGAAGCCGGTCATCGAGGTCGACTTCGAGGTCGGCGAGTCGGTGACCGTGATGGACGGTCCGTTCGCGACGCTGCCCGCCAGCATCTCCGAGGTCAACGCCGAACAGCAGAAGCTCAAGGTGCTCGTGTCGATCTTCGGCCGCGAGACTCCGGTCGAGCTGGCGTTCACCCAGGTCGCGAAGATCTAG
- the rplJ gene encoding 50S ribosomal protein L10: MAKPEKVTAVEEIAEQFKSSTATVVTEYRGLSVGKLTELRRALGADATYSVAKNTLVKRAAAEAGVEGLDDLFVGPTAITFITGEPVNAAKALKTFAKDNKALIIKGGYMDGAPLSVSEVERIADLETREVLLAKLAGALKGNLTKAAGLFNAPASQVARLAAALQEKKQAEEGATAAE, translated from the coding sequence ATGGCAAAACCCGAGAAGGTCACCGCGGTCGAGGAGATCGCGGAGCAGTTCAAGAGCTCGACGGCCACCGTCGTCACGGAATACCGTGGCCTGTCGGTCGGCAAGCTCACCGAGCTGCGGCGCGCGCTCGGCGCCGACGCCACGTACTCCGTCGCCAAGAACACCCTGGTCAAGCGTGCCGCCGCTGAGGCGGGCGTGGAAGGCCTCGACGACCTGTTCGTCGGGCCGACCGCGATCACCTTCATCACGGGTGAGCCGGTCAACGCGGCCAAGGCCCTGAAGACCTTCGCGAAGGACAACAAGGCGCTCATCATCAAGGGCGGCTACATGGACGGCGCTCCGCTGTCCGTGTCCGAGGTCGAGCGGATCGCCGACCTGGAGACCCGCGAGGTGCTGCTGGCCAAGCTGGCGGGCGCGCTCAAGGGCAACCTCACCAAGGCCGCCGGTCTGTTCAACGCTCCCGCCTCGCAGGTGGCCCGCCTGGCCGCCGCGCTGCAGGAGAAGAAGCAGGCCGAAGAAGGCGCAACGGCCGCCGAGTAA
- a CDS encoding MlaE family ABC transporter permease, whose protein sequence is MRKTFRRPFEWREFIEQSWFIASVSILPSALVAIPFGAVVALQTGSLIKQLGAESFTGATSVLATVQQAAPVVTALIIAGAAGSAVAADLGSRTIREEIDAMEVLGIDPVRKLVVPRVLGMMLVALLLNGLVSVVGIAGGYFFNVLLQGGTPGAYLASFSALAQLPDLWIGEIKAAVFGLLAGVIAAYKGLHPKGGPKGVGDAVNQSVVITFMVLFFVNLILTLVYLQVVPAKGA, encoded by the coding sequence ATGCGGAAGACATTCCGTCGTCCGTTCGAGTGGCGGGAGTTCATCGAGCAGTCGTGGTTCATCGCGAGTGTCTCGATCCTGCCCAGCGCGCTGGTCGCGATTCCGTTCGGCGCGGTCGTGGCATTGCAGACCGGCTCGTTGATCAAGCAGCTGGGCGCGGAGTCCTTCACGGGCGCGACCAGTGTGCTGGCAACCGTCCAGCAGGCCGCCCCCGTCGTGACCGCCCTGATCATCGCGGGCGCGGCCGGTTCGGCAGTGGCCGCCGATCTCGGCTCGCGCACCATCCGCGAGGAGATCGACGCGATGGAAGTGCTCGGCATCGATCCGGTGCGAAAGCTGGTGGTGCCGCGCGTACTCGGCATGATGCTGGTCGCGCTGCTGCTCAACGGCCTGGTCTCGGTGGTCGGCATCGCCGGTGGGTACTTCTTCAACGTGTTGCTGCAAGGCGGCACGCCCGGCGCCTACCTGGCGTCGTTCTCCGCCCTCGCCCAGCTGCCGGACCTGTGGATCGGTGAGATCAAGGCGGCGGTGTTCGGCCTGCTCGCCGGCGTCATCGCCGCGTACAAGGGGCTGCATCCCAAGGGGGGCCCGAAAGGAGTCGGTGACGCGGTGAACCAATCCGTGGTGATCACGTTCATGGTGCTGTTCTTCGTGAACCTCATCCTGACCCTGGTGTACCTACAGGTCGTCCCGGCCAAGGGTGCCTGA
- a CDS encoding ABC transporter ATP-binding protein: MGVEVRTESVTKSFGSQRIWQDVSLTLPSGEVSALLGPSGTGKSVFLKSLIGLLRPERGSIFIDGTDITTCSNKELYEIRKLFGVLFQDGALFGSMNLFDNVAFPLREHTKKSEAEIKKIVMEKLELTGLLGAEGKLPGEISGGMRKRAGLARALVLDPQIILVDEPDSGLDPVRTSYLSQLLIDINAQIDATILIVTHNINLARTVPDNIGMLFRRQLVMFGPREVLLTSEEPVVKQFLNGRMIGPIGMSEEKDEAQMAREQALVDAGHHHGGAEEVEGIIPQMRATPGMPVRQAVLRRKERVREIMHTLPHAAQVAIRESLAENDDTQVMAYNSGDLANYQGGAYDTTVRHNATNG; encoded by the coding sequence GTGGGCGTCGAGGTCAGGACCGAGAGTGTAACCAAGTCTTTCGGTTCCCAGCGAATTTGGCAGGATGTGTCTCTGACGTTGCCCTCGGGCGAGGTCAGTGCGCTGCTGGGCCCGTCGGGTACCGGTAAGTCGGTGTTCCTGAAGTCGCTGATCGGCCTGCTGCGCCCCGAACGCGGCTCCATCTTCATCGACGGCACCGATATCACCACCTGCTCCAACAAGGAGCTCTACGAGATCCGCAAGCTCTTCGGCGTGCTGTTCCAGGACGGCGCGCTGTTCGGCTCGATGAACCTGTTCGACAACGTGGCCTTCCCGTTGCGCGAGCACACCAAGAAGAGCGAAGCCGAGATCAAGAAGATCGTCATGGAGAAGCTGGAGCTCACCGGTCTGCTCGGGGCCGAGGGCAAGCTGCCCGGCGAGATCTCCGGTGGTATGCGCAAGCGCGCCGGGCTGGCCCGCGCCCTGGTGCTGGATCCGCAGATCATCCTCGTCGACGAGCCCGACTCCGGCCTGGACCCGGTGCGCACCTCGTACCTGTCGCAGCTGCTGATCGACATCAACGCGCAGATCGACGCCACGATCCTGATCGTCACGCACAACATCAACCTCGCGCGCACGGTGCCGGACAACATCGGCATGCTGTTCCGCCGCCAGCTGGTCATGTTCGGCCCGCGCGAGGTGCTGCTCACCTCCGAGGAGCCGGTGGTCAAGCAGTTCCTCAACGGCCGCATGATCGGCCCGATCGGCATGTCCGAGGAGAAGGACGAGGCGCAGATGGCGCGCGAGCAGGCGTTGGTGGACGCCGGGCACCACCACGGCGGCGCGGAGGAGGTCGAAGGCATCATCCCGCAGATGCGCGCGACCCCGGGTATGCCGGTGCGCCAGGCGGTCCTGCGGCGTAAGGAACGCGTCCGCGAGATCATGCACACGCTGCCGCACGCCGCGCAGGTCGCGATCCGCGAATCACTTGCCGAAAACGACGACACGCAGGTGATGGCATACAACAGCGGCGACCTGGCTAATTATCAAGGCGGCGCGTACGACACCACCGTGCGGCACAACGCAACTAACGGGTAA
- the rpmG gene encoding 50S ribosomal protein L33 has product MAAKSTDVRPKITLACEQCKHRNYITKKNRRNDPDRLELKKFCPNCGTHRAHRESR; this is encoded by the coding sequence GTGGCCGCGAAGTCCACCGATGTCCGGCCAAAGATCACCTTGGCCTGCGAGCAGTGCAAGCACCGCAACTACATCACCAAGAAGAACCGGCGTAACGACCCGGATCGTCTGGAGTTGAAGAAGTTCTGCCCGAACTGCGGCACGCACCGGGCGCACCGCGAATCCCGCTAG
- the rplA gene encoding 50S ribosomal protein L1, translating into MAKRSKAYLAAAEKVDRTKLYSPLAAARLAKETATTKTDATVEVAVRLGVDPRKADQMVRGTVNLPHGTGKTARVIVFAAGEKAAEAEAAGADAVGAEDLIERIQGGWLDFDAAIATPDQMAKVGRIARVLGPRGLMPNPKTGTVTTDVTKAVNDIKGGKINFRVDKQANLHFVIGKASFDDSKLVENYGAALDEILRAKPSTAKGRYVKKVTVSTNTGPGIPVDPNRTRNLLDEDA; encoded by the coding sequence ATGGCAAAACGAAGCAAGGCGTACCTCGCCGCGGCCGAGAAGGTCGATCGCACCAAGCTCTACTCCCCGCTGGCCGCCGCGCGCCTGGCGAAGGAGACCGCCACCACCAAGACCGACGCGACCGTCGAGGTCGCCGTGCGTCTGGGTGTGGATCCCCGCAAGGCAGACCAGATGGTCCGCGGCACGGTCAACCTGCCGCACGGCACCGGTAAGACCGCCCGCGTCATCGTGTTCGCCGCGGGCGAGAAGGCCGCCGAGGCCGAGGCCGCCGGCGCGGATGCCGTCGGCGCCGAGGATCTGATCGAGCGGATCCAGGGCGGCTGGCTGGACTTCGACGCCGCGATCGCCACCCCGGACCAGATGGCCAAGGTCGGCCGGATCGCGCGTGTTCTCGGCCCGCGCGGCCTGATGCCGAACCCGAAGACGGGCACGGTCACCACCGACGTGACCAAGGCCGTCAACGACATCAAGGGCGGCAAGATCAACTTCCGGGTCGACAAGCAGGCCAACCTGCACTTCGTCATCGGCAAGGCGTCTTTCGACGACAGCAAGCTGGTGGAGAACTACGGCGCCGCGCTGGACGAGATCCTGCGGGCCAAGCCGTCGACCGCCAAGGGCCGCTACGTCAAGAAGGTGACGGTCTCGACGAACACCGGACCGGGCATCCCGGTGGACCCGAACCGCACCCGCAACCTCCTCGACGAGGACGCGTAA
- a CDS encoding MFS transporter yields the protein MATSIVDPPMLLERRTARFVALAVICLAELLVVLDNTIVNVALPSLGVELGTGISGLQWVVDAYTLSFAGLLLAFGNLGDRYGRRRVMMIGLIGVAVMSIGGALSDSMGAVIAARAAMGVFAAAVFPATLALIINIFTDRRERALAIAAWTAMAGFAIAIGPISGGWLLEHFSWHAVFWINVPAALIAFAATLIWVPESRSDRVGRLDVLGIALSIAGITLVVWSIIEAPRHGWLSATTLGVGAFGVVLIAAFVAWELRTAAPILDMRLFRDRRFSMPALAIAVCYFSMFGFLFLITQYFQGVREYTPLEFGIVSLPFAFSVAIGAPIATLLAQRLSATSIIVFGLLLTGLGLYLGGQVTVDSAYVTDVLPSMVSMALGLAIVQGPATESIMGSLPLNEAGAGSAVNDTTREIGGTLGVAVLGSIVASYYSTRIGPRIDAVPAGLMNDTEKGLVKASLLSVIEMRKRPLAPFFETQRENLIIAMKTAMLQGSHAASLVAASAVVGCAVLVAIFLPWGVPDRDSVLLGWRKSAEPQEDPAP from the coding sequence ATGGCAACCTCCATAGTCGATCCACCGATGCTGCTGGAACGACGTACCGCGCGCTTCGTCGCTCTGGCCGTGATCTGCCTGGCGGAACTGCTGGTCGTCCTGGACAACACCATCGTCAACGTGGCGCTGCCCTCCCTGGGAGTCGAACTCGGCACCGGCATCAGCGGCCTGCAATGGGTCGTCGACGCGTACACGCTGAGCTTCGCCGGGCTCTTGCTGGCCTTCGGCAACCTCGGCGATCGCTATGGCCGCCGCCGCGTCATGATGATCGGCCTGATCGGCGTGGCCGTCATGTCGATCGGCGGCGCGCTATCGGACTCCATGGGAGCGGTCATCGCGGCACGCGCCGCCATGGGCGTCTTCGCCGCCGCCGTCTTCCCCGCGACGCTCGCCCTGATCATCAACATCTTCACCGACCGCAGGGAGCGCGCGCTCGCCATCGCCGCGTGGACGGCCATGGCGGGCTTCGCGATCGCCATCGGCCCGATCTCGGGCGGATGGCTGCTCGAGCACTTCAGCTGGCACGCGGTGTTCTGGATCAACGTGCCCGCGGCGCTAATCGCCTTCGCAGCCACCCTGATCTGGGTACCCGAATCGCGATCGGATCGGGTGGGACGGCTCGACGTGCTCGGCATCGCGCTGTCCATCGCGGGCATCACGCTGGTGGTCTGGTCGATTATCGAAGCGCCGCGCCATGGCTGGCTGTCGGCGACCACACTCGGCGTCGGGGCGTTCGGCGTCGTGCTGATCGCCGCATTCGTCGCGTGGGAATTACGCACCGCCGCCCCCATTCTCGATATGCGGCTGTTCCGCGACCGCCGTTTCTCGATGCCCGCCTTGGCCATCGCGGTCTGCTATTTCTCGATGTTCGGATTCCTCTTCCTGATCACCCAGTACTTTCAGGGCGTCCGGGAGTACACGCCGCTCGAATTCGGCATCGTCTCTTTACCTTTCGCGTTTTCGGTGGCGATCGGCGCGCCGATCGCCACGCTGCTCGCCCAGCGCCTCAGCGCCACGTCCATCATCGTGTTCGGTCTGCTGCTGACCGGTCTCGGCCTGTATCTCGGTGGGCAGGTGACCGTGGACAGCGCCTATGTGACCGATGTGCTGCCGTCCATGGTCTCGATGGCGCTCGGCTTGGCCATCGTGCAGGGCCCGGCCACCGAATCCATCATGGGCTCGCTTCCGCTGAACGAGGCGGGCGCCGGGTCGGCGGTCAACGACACCACCCGCGAGATCGGCGGCACGCTCGGCGTCGCCGTGCTCGGCTCGATCGTGGCCTCGTACTACAGCACCCGGATCGGGCCGCGTATCGATGCCGTACCGGCCGGGCTGATGAACGACACCGAGAAGGGCCTGGTGAAAGCCAGCCTGCTGAGCGTCATCGAAATGCGCAAACGACCGCTGGCCCCGTTCTTCGAGACCCAGCGGGAGAACCTGATCATCGCCATGAAGACGGCGATGCTCCAGGGTTCGCATGCCGCGTCGCTGGTGGCCGCGAGCGCGGTCGTCGGGTGCGCGGTCCTGGTAGCGATCTTCCTGCCCTGGGGCGTCCCGGACCGCGATTCCGTCCTGCTCGGATGGCGCAAATCCGCTGAGCCGCAGGAAGATCCGGCGCCATAG
- the secE gene encoding preprotein translocase subunit SecE, giving the protein MSDERDTRRGAHAADEGDGTAAATRPSGKRSARRTRTGSSQVDTGAIATLDRPSRKATKATDRAERKKSGNPFKRLIKFLREVIAELRKVIWPNRKQMVTYTSVVLVFVIFMVAFISGLDLAFIKGVNWLFG; this is encoded by the coding sequence GTGAGCGACGAGCGGGACACTCGCCGCGGCGCACATGCCGCCGACGAAGGCGATGGCACCGCCGCAGCGACACGACCGAGCGGAAAGCGGTCCGCCCGGCGGACTCGCACTGGATCCTCACAGGTCGACACGGGCGCTATCGCCACGCTCGACCGTCCGTCGCGGAAGGCAACCAAGGCGACCGATCGGGCCGAACGCAAGAAGTCGGGTAATCCGTTCAAGCGTTTGATCAAGTTCCTGCGTGAGGTCATCGCGGAACTGCGCAAGGTGATCTGGCCCAACCGGAAGCAGATGGTCACCTATACGAGCGTTGTTCTGGTGTTCGTGATTTTCATGGTCGCGTTCATCAGCGGGTTGGATCTGGCGTTCATCAAGGGTGTCAACTGGCTGTTCGGCTAG
- a CDS encoding fused (3R)-hydroxyacyl-ACP dehydratase subunits HadA/HadB has translation MNTGTDEAVQTGETLDPAANAAAMVGHHYRVDDYYEVGREKVREYARAVQDYHPVHWDEDAAQEYGYDNLLAPVTFISLVGILAQRKLFEEVVTGYDLSQIMQTDQILEFHRPIRVGDQLTCDVHLHSFRQAFGGDIIVTKNIVTAQNDELVLTTYTTLVGRSGGDIDPNLNAAVRNVLMHGIGEDAPGHHPRTSLAVTEAPAPVVPPAEGVRTKHAIRFEDVSVGDELPARIVRLTRGDLVNYAGVSGDANPIHWSDEVVKLVGLENVVAHGMLTMGLGGGFVTSWLGDPGAVKEYNVRFTSPVYVGSEEAAEIEYTGKVKSVDPENRTAVVAIVAKSAGKKIFGRATATVQLA, from the coding sequence ATCAACACCGGTACAGACGAAGCGGTCCAGACGGGCGAGACGCTCGACCCCGCGGCGAACGCCGCGGCGATGGTCGGTCACCACTACCGCGTCGACGACTACTACGAGGTCGGCCGCGAGAAGGTGCGTGAATACGCCCGCGCCGTGCAGGACTACCACCCGGTGCACTGGGACGAGGACGCGGCGCAGGAGTACGGCTACGACAACCTGCTCGCGCCGGTCACCTTCATCTCCCTGGTCGGGATTCTCGCGCAGCGCAAATTGTTCGAAGAGGTCGTCACCGGCTACGACCTCAGCCAGATCATGCAGACCGACCAGATCCTGGAATTCCATCGCCCGATCAGGGTCGGCGACCAGCTCACCTGCGATGTCCACCTGCATTCGTTCCGGCAGGCCTTCGGCGGCGACATCATCGTGACCAAGAACATCGTCACCGCGCAGAACGACGAACTGGTGCTCACCACCTACACCACGCTCGTCGGCCGCAGCGGCGGCGACATCGACCCGAACCTCAACGCCGCCGTCCGCAACGTGCTCATGCACGGCATCGGCGAGGACGCGCCGGGGCACCACCCGCGCACCTCGCTCGCGGTGACCGAGGCGCCCGCACCGGTCGTACCGCCCGCGGAAGGGGTGCGCACGAAGCACGCCATCCGGTTCGAGGACGTCTCGGTCGGCGACGAGCTGCCCGCGCGCATCGTCCGGCTCACCCGCGGCGACCTGGTGAACTACGCGGGCGTCTCCGGCGATGCCAACCCGATCCACTGGAGCGACGAGGTGGTGAAGCTGGTCGGCCTGGAGAACGTCGTCGCGCACGGCATGCTGACCATGGGTCTCGGCGGCGGATTCGTCACCTCGTGGCTCGGCGATCCCGGCGCTGTCAAGGAGTACAACGTCCGCTTCACCAGCCCGGTCTACGTGGGCTCCGAGGAGGCGGCCGAAATCGAGTACACCGGTAAGGTGAAGTCGGTCGATCCGGAGAACCGGACCGCGGTCGTGGCCATCGTGGCGAAGTCGGCGGGGAAGAAGATCTTCGGCCGCGCCACCGCGACGGTGCAGCTCGCCTGA
- a CDS encoding nitroreductase/quinone reductase family protein, whose product MTDPERSGPKEFNRAIIAEFRANAGRVGGMFEEAPLLLLTTVGARTGRAHTVPIVYRRDGARVLVFGSNAGADTHPAWFHNVRANPEVTVEIGTGERIETYLANARVLEGGERDRHYAAQAGDDPAFAAYQAATDRIIPVVALEPVTRPGLGRRRLLAAAGATAGAVAGVAGATALTGSPDRATPARQRAAAVGDHLRHVHAQLRRDLATVRTGLEQYVRAPGVAGKPALPRDLRAHCLAFCGALGEHHTSEDGVFPALVRLHPELAPVIDRLNREHGVVATALTELRELLDAPEPGDPARLRADFDRLATELETHFTYEEDTLVDTLNATDPAALRAGGQR is encoded by the coding sequence ATGACTGATCCGGAGCGCAGCGGGCCGAAGGAGTTCAACCGGGCGATCATCGCGGAGTTCCGCGCGAACGCCGGCCGCGTCGGCGGAATGTTCGAGGAAGCGCCGCTGCTCCTGCTCACCACCGTCGGCGCGAGAACCGGACGCGCGCACACGGTGCCGATCGTCTACCGCCGCGACGGTGCGCGCGTCCTGGTGTTCGGGTCCAATGCGGGCGCGGACACCCATCCGGCCTGGTTCCACAACGTGCGTGCGAATCCCGAGGTGACCGTCGAGATCGGCACGGGGGAGCGGATCGAGACCTACCTCGCGAACGCACGAGTGCTCGAGGGCGGCGAGCGGGACCGGCACTATGCCGCCCAAGCCGGCGACGATCCCGCCTTCGCCGCCTATCAGGCGGCGACCGACCGGATTATCCCCGTCGTAGCGTTGGAGCCGGTCACGCGTCCTGGGCTCGGCAGGCGCCGCCTTCTGGCGGCAGCGGGAGCCACCGCCGGCGCCGTGGCGGGCGTCGCGGGTGCGACAGCGCTGACCGGATCGCCGGACAGGGCGACGCCCGCGCGGCAGCGCGCCGCGGCCGTCGGCGATCACCTCCGGCACGTGCATGCCCAGCTGCGCCGTGACCTCGCCACCGTCCGGACGGGTCTCGAGCAATACGTACGGGCACCGGGCGTGGCGGGCAAACCGGCGCTGCCGCGGGATCTACGCGCCCATTGCCTCGCGTTCTGCGGCGCGCTCGGCGAACATCACACCAGCGAGGACGGCGTCTTTCCCGCCCTTGTCCGGCTGCATCCCGAACTCGCGCCCGTGATCGACCGGCTCAACCGCGAGCACGGTGTGGTCGCCACCGCGCTGACCGAGCTACGGGAACTCCTCGACGCGCCGGAACCCGGCGATCCGGCCCGGCTGCGCGCGGACTTCGATCGCCTCGCGACGGAACTGGAGACCCACTTCACCTATGAGGAGGACACCCTCGTGGACACGCTGAACGCGACCGATCCCGCCGCGCTGCGGGCCGGCGGTCAGCGGTAG
- the rplK gene encoding 50S ribosomal protein L11, whose amino-acid sequence MPPKKKKLAGIIKLQIQAGQANPAPPVGPALGQHGVNIMEFCKAYNAATESQRGNVIPVEISVYEDRSFDFKLKTPPAAKLLLKAAGVQKGSAEPHRNKVAKVTMDQVREIAKTKQEDLNANDLDQAAKIIAGTARSMGITIEG is encoded by the coding sequence ATGCCCCCCAAGAAGAAGAAGCTCGCCGGGATCATCAAGCTTCAAATCCAGGCCGGCCAGGCGAACCCGGCCCCTCCGGTCGGCCCCGCGCTCGGTCAGCACGGCGTCAACATCATGGAGTTCTGCAAGGCGTACAACGCCGCGACCGAGTCGCAGCGCGGCAACGTCATCCCGGTCGAGATCTCGGTGTACGAGGACCGGTCGTTCGACTTCAAGCTGAAGACCCCGCCCGCCGCCAAGCTGCTGCTCAAGGCCGCAGGCGTGCAGAAGGGCTCGGCCGAGCCGCACCGCAACAAGGTCGCCAAGGTGACCATGGACCAGGTGCGCGAGATCGCCAAGACCAAGCAGGAAGATCTGAACGCCAACGACCTCGATCAGGCGGCCAAGATCATCGCGGGTACCGCGCGTTCGATGGGCATCACCATCGAAGGCTGA